In a genomic window of Methanoregula sp. UBA64:
- a CDS encoding 4Fe-4S binding protein, with amino-acid sequence MAFAVHVNMNRCTGCGNCVTACPVNALELYSLDPVTKEKIYQVQDGVSVSLDVKTELCAGCGVCVEACPYDVIQLTGTELRSASPMKA; translated from the coding sequence ATGGCGTTTGCAGTACATGTGAACATGAACCGGTGCACCGGGTGCGGAAACTGTGTTACCGCATGCCCGGTCAATGCGCTGGAACTGTACTCGCTCGATCCTGTAACCAAGGAAAAGATCTACCAGGTACAGGACGGCGTGTCGGTCAGTCTCGATGTGAAGACGGAATTATGTGCCGGATGCGGTGTCTGTGTTGAGGCATGTCCGTACGATGTCATCCAGCTCACCGGAACAGAGCTGAGATCGGCCTCCCCGATGAAGGCCTGA
- the mutL gene encoding DNA mismatch repair endonuclease MutL — MSDKTAVPRIRVLDTATVNQIAAGEVVERPASVVKELVENAIDAGARTVRIDITSVQGGISAIRVTDDGCGMSPADAELAFIPHATSKIATIDDIFSVRTLGFRGEALASIAAVAKVTLVTRERAGAALAGTKIVVLGGKILERGSTGAPEGTGVLVEELFYNTPARKKFQKNLNTELARIHAILEGIVLAYPQVAFRFSHNNREQLATARAESPLDTIARLFGSDCARELLPAAYEHPLVAVSGYVSRPGLSRKGHDRILVAINNRFVSTPAITGAIKEGYGTLLPRDRYPVAFLSLAIDTRLVDVNVHPTKKEVRLTKEREIAEAVREAVRRALKEQDLIPEVRADIPRDRVLENAVAPAAEKPSAVAEPVAAYCTGTLSPGPETVTAPLTEPTHTGTASTDHRLRQTELVSGVLPVTAAVPPLEVIGQVGGCYILAAAPDGELIIIDQHAAHERVFYEQVQKSTAARHAQELIVPAVIHRSPKDSAILRNLIPVLAREGVVIEEFGTGSFLVRAVPAIMGKIEGTEQIDDLVTDLVESDPTRPVTDRERITRIVACRSAIKAGTVCTLEQCRRLVAQLRAAECPFTCPHGRPTMIRFSRAKLDEMFLRT, encoded by the coding sequence GTGAGCGACAAGACCGCTGTCCCGCGGATCCGGGTGCTCGATACTGCGACCGTGAACCAGATCGCGGCCGGCGAGGTTGTGGAGCGCCCGGCATCGGTGGTAAAGGAGCTCGTGGAGAATGCGATCGATGCCGGTGCCCGCACGGTCCGGATCGATATCACGTCCGTACAGGGCGGGATATCGGCAATCCGCGTGACCGATGACGGCTGCGGGATGTCGCCGGCCGACGCGGAACTTGCATTTATTCCGCATGCAACGAGCAAGATTGCAACCATCGACGATATTTTCTCGGTGCGGACGCTCGGGTTCCGGGGCGAGGCGCTCGCAAGCATTGCTGCGGTAGCAAAAGTGACGCTCGTTACCCGGGAGCGTGCGGGTGCGGCACTTGCCGGGACAAAGATCGTGGTGCTCGGGGGAAAAATCCTTGAGAGAGGGAGCACCGGGGCGCCGGAGGGGACGGGCGTGCTGGTCGAGGAACTCTTCTATAATACCCCGGCGCGGAAGAAGTTCCAGAAGAATCTCAACACGGAGCTTGCCCGGATCCATGCGATCCTCGAAGGGATCGTGCTCGCGTACCCGCAGGTTGCGTTCCGTTTCTCGCACAACAACCGCGAGCAGCTGGCCACGGCCCGGGCAGAAAGCCCGCTCGATACGATCGCCCGGCTCTTTGGGAGCGACTGCGCCCGCGAGCTGCTCCCTGCCGCGTACGAACACCCGCTTGTCGCGGTCAGCGGATACGTCTCCCGGCCCGGCCTCTCGCGCAAGGGCCACGACCGGATCCTTGTTGCGATCAACAACCGGTTTGTCTCAACGCCCGCGATCACCGGGGCGATAAAAGAGGGGTACGGCACGCTCCTCCCCCGGGACCGGTACCCGGTTGCGTTTCTCAGTCTGGCGATCGATACCCGGCTCGTGGACGTGAACGTCCACCCGACCAAAAAGGAGGTGCGCCTGACTAAAGAGCGCGAGATTGCAGAGGCCGTGCGGGAAGCGGTGCGCCGGGCCTTAAAGGAGCAGGACCTGATCCCGGAGGTCCGGGCCGACATCCCCCGCGACCGGGTTCTCGAAAACGCGGTGGCACCCGCTGCTGAGAAACCCTCCGCGGTTGCCGAACCGGTGGCTGCGTACTGCACGGGAACGCTTTCGCCCGGCCCTGAAACGGTAACCGCTCCCCTGACCGAGCCGACCCATACCGGGACGGCATCGACCGATCACCGGCTCCGGCAGACCGAGCTTGTAAGCGGCGTTCTCCCGGTCACCGCTGCCGTGCCGCCCCTTGAGGTGATCGGGCAGGTGGGCGGGTGTTACATCCTTGCCGCTGCACCCGATGGCGAACTCATCATCATCGACCAGCACGCAGCCCACGAGCGGGTCTTCTACGAGCAGGTGCAGAAGAGTACGGCAGCCCGCCATGCGCAGGAGCTCATCGTCCCTGCGGTGATCCACCGCTCGCCCAAGGATTCCGCGATCCTCCGCAACCTTATCCCGGTGCTTGCGCGGGAAGGGGTTGTCATCGAGGAGTTCGGGACCGGGTCGTTTCTGGTCCGGGCCGTGCCTGCGATCATGGGAAAGATCGAGGGGACCGAGCAGATCGACGACCTGGTGACCGATCTGGTGGAAAGCGATCCCACCCGGCCGGTGACCGACCGCGAGCGGATAACAAGGATCGTTGCCTGCCGGAGCGCGATAAAGGCCGGCACGGTCTGCACGCTCGAACAGTGCCGGCGCCTTGTCGCCCAGCTCCGGGCAGCGGAGTGTCCTTTCACCTGCCCGCACGGCCGGCCCACGATGATCCGGTTCTCCCGGGCAAAGCTGGACGAGATGTTTTTGAGGACGTGA
- a CDS encoding DsrE family protein — protein sequence MTAHILFLSAALSTERLSVIEEMFKARQGTRPDPAAAPDPGASDTCRIFLTGDAVYSLGEGELQQTWRSILSFSGVRVICDPEALGIRGYSAESLRGLYPPQTGAKIDCCENSAARFWESLAASGVPPVTEVPPRVGWLEISSPYMHASPGYGIRTLSAALDAGCATSLYAFLDGCHISHTGQRPEECANIGEALADLARRAGKKNLPFTIMVNRNCAAARGYATWDDGQGTVVSLFAVKNAHIRDLESMVQHIGRCSVLLGENAGSVRFSSAPSRGAGSGEPGELPVVPLLLFVTHPPYGTEHMYGALTLAAACAHQGIPVRVVFCEDGVYALAGEQRPLPGSDAYLATDLIGLLSGDKNIRFYALAPSIQKRGFTKNAKAGSVTEIGYAELAGLAFTPPVPEKCGDRQRILMF from the coding sequence ATGACTGCACATATCCTTTTTCTCTCTGCTGCGCTCTCAACGGAACGGTTGTCCGTTATTGAAGAGATGTTTAAGGCGCGCCAGGGAACCCGGCCGGACCCGGCCGCAGCACCGGATCCGGGTGCGTCCGATACCTGCAGGATCTTCCTTACCGGGGATGCCGTGTACAGCCTGGGCGAGGGTGAATTGCAGCAGACCTGGCGGAGCATCCTCTCGTTTTCCGGTGTACGGGTAATCTGCGATCCCGAGGCTCTCGGAATCCGCGGGTACTCTGCCGAATCTCTCCGCGGGCTGTATCCGCCGCAGACCGGGGCAAAAATAGATTGTTGCGAAAACAGCGCTGCCCGGTTCTGGGAGAGCCTGGCGGCATCCGGCGTACCGCCCGTTACGGAGGTGCCGCCGCGGGTGGGCTGGCTGGAGATCTCGTCGCCGTACATGCACGCATCCCCGGGGTACGGGATCCGCACCCTGTCCGCAGCCCTCGATGCCGGCTGTGCCACAAGCCTGTATGCATTCCTTGACGGCTGCCATATCAGCCATACCGGCCAGAGACCGGAGGAGTGCGCAAACATCGGGGAAGCGCTGGCAGATCTTGCCCGGCGTGCCGGGAAAAAGAACCTCCCGTTCACGATCATGGTCAACCGGAACTGTGCAGCTGCGCGGGGATATGCTACCTGGGACGACGGGCAGGGAACGGTTGTCTCGCTCTTTGCGGTAAAAAATGCGCACATCCGCGATCTCGAAAGTATGGTGCAGCATATCGGCAGGTGTTCCGTACTTCTCGGGGAAAATGCCGGGAGTGTCAGGTTCTCTTCCGCACCGTCTCGCGGGGCAGGAAGCGGGGAACCAGGGGAACTTCCCGTTGTCCCGCTTCTCCTGTTTGTCACGCATCCGCCGTACGGGACAGAGCATATGTACGGGGCGCTCACCCTGGCCGCTGCGTGTGCCCACCAGGGAATACCGGTACGTGTGGTCTTTTGCGAAGACGGCGTGTATGCCCTTGCCGGGGAACAGCGTCCGCTGCCGGGTTCCGATGCCTATCTTGCAACCGACCTGATCGGACTCCTCTCGGGAGACAAAAACATCCGGTTCTATGCGCTTGCCCCCTCCATCCAGAAGAGAGGATTTACCAAGAATGCAAAGGCCGGATCGGTCACGGAGATCGGGTATGCCGAACTGGCCGGTCTCGCCTTTACTCCCCCGGTCCCTGAAAAGTGCGGCGACCGGCAACGGATCCTCATGTTTTAA
- a CDS encoding molybdopterin dinucleotide binding domain-containing protein: MAEKKITVNIITCRTIQQGVGMEAGKTSQKYYDACTIIQLHPEDFKRLGVWKNTNVKVTSSVGSVILKAVETREDLVPGLAHIPMGPWANRIVPAYTFSTGEPCFKGFPADIEVAANERIMGAVEVLQDACGLIRK; the protein is encoded by the coding sequence ATGGCAGAGAAGAAAATTACCGTCAACATCATCACGTGCCGGACCATCCAGCAGGGTGTCGGCATGGAAGCAGGCAAGACTTCCCAGAAGTATTACGATGCCTGCACGATCATCCAGCTCCACCCGGAGGATTTCAAGAGACTCGGTGTCTGGAAGAATACTAACGTCAAGGTCACCAGTTCTGTCGGCAGCGTTATTTTAAAGGCTGTCGAGACCCGCGAAGACCTTGTCCCGGGCCTTGCCCACATCCCGATGGGACCATGGGCAAACCGGATCGTTCCCGCGTACACCTTCTCGACCGGCGAACCCTGCTTCAAGGGATTCCCGGCAGACATCGAGGTTGCTGCAAACGAACGGATCATGGGAGCAGTAGAAGTGCTGCAGGACGCCTGCGGACTTATCAGGAAGTGA
- a CDS encoding pyridoxamine 5'-phosphate oxidase family protein, whose translation MEIVKIPRMEKAEYDQLIEKGYICRIAFQGEKYPYIAPFLYVFDGSFLYFLSTKYGKKLEYFRKSPHVSVEIEKYTKDLSSYTFVTLQGYLEEVEDSIEKKIIRDKFVDLIVERKLSCNILAALGHSPADPPAKIAEEERSLVWKLVGVRDLVALKNL comes from the coding sequence ATGGAGATTGTCAAGATCCCCAGGATGGAAAAGGCAGAGTACGACCAGCTCATAGAAAAGGGCTATATCTGCCGGATCGCCTTCCAGGGCGAAAAATATCCCTATATCGCCCCGTTCCTCTACGTTTTCGACGGCTCGTTCCTGTACTTCCTCTCGACCAAGTACGGGAAAAAACTGGAATATTTCCGGAAAAGCCCGCATGTTTCCGTGGAGATCGAGAAGTACACAAAAGATCTCTCGTCGTACACTTTTGTCACGCTCCAGGGATACCTCGAAGAAGTCGAGGACTCTATCGAGAAAAAGATCATCCGCGACAAGTTTGTAGACCTGATAGTTGAGCGCAAACTCTCCTGCAATATCCTTGCGGCCCTCGGCCATTCACCTGCCGATCCCCCGGCAAAGATCGCAGAAGAGGAGCGATCGCTTGTCTGGAAACTGGTGGGCGTCCGCGATCTTGTGGCGCTCAAAAATCTCTAG
- a CDS encoding thioredoxin domain-containing protein, with protein sequence MPGTATPKTGRPANRLAREKSPYLLQHAHNPVDWYPWGDEAFLRAKSEDKPVFLSIGYSTCHWCHVMAHECFEDEGVAAILNRDFVSIKVDREERPDIDSVYMEICQQMTGQGGWPLTIIMTPDKLPFFAGTYFPRDSTPAMPGLTAILERVAEVWHSNRDELARSAKEISTFAGTLPFVVAADTPGRALLENGYRALAAQFDKKNAGFGNAPKFPAPHILIFLLRYGHLAKKPDARLMAERTLDAIYAGGTWDHVGGGLHRYATDAGWRIPHFEKMLYDQALFVLACTEAYEATKNERFRRMAGECIAYVFCNLRDPGGAFYTAEDADSPGGEGAYYTWTRDELDATGAGSLFTLTPLPADGRDRKEPRFILSRSSPNNPAIPDPVREQLRAIREKRARPARDDKILTDTNALFCQALARAGRAFDEPEYTRAAEAAMGFLLAHLAGEDGTLFHRYRDGERAVPAFADDYAQVIAALIALYEATFDPVYLTKARQYTGILRNRYGDPREGGFFTVAEGTGELFARKKEWYDGAYPSANATAYGALSWLARTTRDPDIRASAQASAMFLAGAAGRAPAATAAYLAELARFSEDAAEQIDLVIAGDPASADTRALITAARSRYLPGLITILKPPGNAGEAIDALVPAARGRVMQAGRATAYVCGGHTCRPPVQDPEELRWMLEKIGR encoded by the coding sequence ATGCCCGGCACAGCGACGCCGAAAACAGGCCGGCCGGCAAACCGGCTCGCCCGCGAGAAGAGCCCGTACCTGCTCCAGCATGCGCATAACCCGGTCGACTGGTACCCGTGGGGGGACGAGGCGTTTCTCCGCGCAAAAAGCGAAGACAAGCCGGTCTTTCTTTCGATCGGCTACTCCACCTGCCACTGGTGCCACGTGATGGCGCACGAGTGTTTCGAAGACGAAGGGGTCGCCGCGATCCTCAACCGGGATTTTGTCAGCATCAAGGTAGACCGCGAGGAGCGGCCCGATATCGACAGCGTGTACATGGAGATCTGCCAGCAGATGACCGGACAGGGCGGCTGGCCGCTCACCATTATCATGACCCCGGACAAACTGCCGTTCTTTGCCGGGACGTACTTTCCTAGGGATTCAACGCCCGCCATGCCCGGGCTCACCGCCATCCTCGAACGGGTCGCGGAGGTCTGGCACAGTAACCGCGACGAGCTCGCCCGGTCCGCAAAGGAGATCAGTACTTTTGCCGGGACGCTCCCGTTCGTTGTGGCAGCGGATACCCCGGGCCGGGCGCTGCTCGAAAACGGGTACCGGGCCCTTGCAGCGCAGTTCGATAAGAAAAACGCCGGGTTCGGGAACGCCCCGAAGTTCCCGGCACCCCACATCCTGATCTTTTTACTCCGGTACGGACACCTTGCAAAAAAACCTGACGCCCGTTTGATGGCGGAACGGACGCTCGATGCAATCTATGCCGGCGGGACGTGGGACCATGTGGGCGGCGGGCTCCACCGGTATGCAACCGATGCCGGCTGGCGCATCCCGCATTTCGAGAAGATGCTCTACGATCAGGCGCTCTTTGTGCTTGCCTGCACCGAAGCATACGAAGCGACAAAGAACGAGCGCTTCCGCAGGATGGCCGGGGAGTGCATTGCGTACGTGTTTTGCAACCTGCGGGATCCGGGCGGCGCGTTTTACACAGCAGAAGATGCGGACAGCCCCGGTGGCGAAGGGGCGTATTACACGTGGACAAGGGACGAGCTCGATGCTACCGGAGCCGGGTCCCTTTTTACCCTGACGCCCCTGCCGGCGGATGGCCGCGACCGTAAAGAGCCCCGGTTCATCCTCTCCCGGAGCAGTCCGAACAACCCGGCCATCCCGGATCCGGTCCGGGAACAACTCCGTGCAATCCGTGAAAAACGCGCGCGCCCTGCCCGGGACGACAAGATCCTCACGGACACAAACGCGCTCTTCTGCCAGGCGCTCGCCCGGGCCGGGCGGGCATTTGACGAGCCGGAATATACCCGGGCCGCGGAGGCAGCGATGGGTTTCCTCCTGGCGCACCTTGCCGGCGAGGATGGAACGCTCTTCCACCGGTACCGTGACGGGGAGCGGGCGGTGCCGGCCTTTGCCGACGATTACGCGCAGGTGATAGCTGCGCTTATTGCGCTCTACGAGGCGACGTTCGACCCTGTATATCTCACGAAAGCCCGGCAGTATACCGGCATCCTCCGGAACAGGTACGGAGATCCTCGCGAAGGGGGTTTTTTCACGGTCGCAGAGGGAACAGGCGAGCTTTTTGCCCGCAAAAAAGAGTGGTACGACGGTGCGTATCCTTCAGCAAATGCCACGGCTTACGGCGCCCTTTCCTGGCTTGCCCGGACAACGCGGGATCCGGATATCCGGGCATCGGCACAAGCCTCTGCAATGTTTCTTGCCGGGGCCGCAGGGCGGGCCCCTGCGGCAACCGCTGCCTACCTTGCGGAACTTGCCCGTTTTTCTGAAGATGCAGCAGAGCAGATCGATCTCGTAATCGCCGGCGATCCCGCATCAGCGGACACCCGCGCCCTGATTACTGCGGCAAGGAGCCGGTACCTGCCCGGGCTCATCACGATCCTGAAGCCCCCGGGAAATGCAGGGGAGGCGATCGATGCGCTCGTCCCGGCCGCACGCGGCCGGGTTATGCAGGCCGGCCGGGCCACCGCGTATGTCTGCGGAGGCCATACCTGCCGGCCCCCGGTCCAGGATCCCGAAGAACTCCGGTGGATGCTGGAGAAGATCGGGCGATAG
- a CDS encoding A/G-specific adenine glycosylase, translating into MKKSVQQPLVPPGPARSDPPSDAEIAGFKKQVLAFYKKHGRHDMPWRHTKDPYRILVSEIMLQQTQVGRVTEKYPEFLAAFPDFPALARAPQSAVVAAWQGMGYNRRALALKKCAENVVGGYGGTLPPDPAILATLPGIGPATAASICAFAFNLPVVFIETNIRRVFIHAFFPGRDRVDDRELLPLVTRALDKDHPREWYWALMDYGTALKNTVPNPNRRSAAYVKQAPFTGSDREIRGRILKMLVGRNRIARTEILAGLGGDPDRAGRILSALESEGFLAKDRRGYRLKE; encoded by the coding sequence ATGAAAAAATCCGTCCAGCAGCCCCTTGTCCCGCCCGGCCCGGCGCGATCGGACCCGCCCTCCGATGCAGAGATCGCCGGGTTCAAAAAACAGGTGCTCGCGTTCTACAAAAAGCACGGCCGGCACGACATGCCCTGGCGCCACACAAAGGACCCGTACCGGATCCTTGTCTCCGAGATCATGCTCCAGCAGACGCAGGTCGGCCGGGTTACCGAAAAATACCCGGAGTTCCTTGCTGCATTCCCGGATTTTCCGGCGCTTGCCCGGGCCCCGCAGAGCGCGGTTGTTGCCGCGTGGCAGGGAATGGGATACAACAGGCGGGCCCTTGCGCTCAAAAAGTGTGCGGAAAACGTGGTCGGCGGGTATGGCGGAACGCTCCCCCCCGATCCCGCCATCCTTGCAACGTTACCCGGCATCGGCCCGGCCACCGCCGCGTCCATCTGCGCATTTGCGTTCAATCTCCCGGTCGTCTTTATCGAGACAAACATCCGCCGGGTCTTCATCCACGCATTCTTTCCCGGCAGGGATCGCGTGGACGACCGCGAGCTCCTCCCGCTCGTAACGCGTGCCCTTGACAAAGACCATCCCCGGGAATGGTACTGGGCCTTAATGGATTACGGCACGGCGCTCAAAAATACCGTCCCGAACCCGAACCGGAGGAGCGCCGCGTACGTGAAACAGGCGCCCTTTACCGGATCCGACCGGGAGATCCGGGGAAGGATCCTCAAAATGCTGGTCGGCCGCAACCGGATTGCACGAACGGAGATCCTCGCAGGTCTTGGCGGCGACCCGGACCGGGCAGGCCGGATCCTCTCTGCCCTTGAAAGCGAAGGCTTCCTGGCAAAGGACCGGCGGGGCTACCGGCTTAAGGAGTAG
- the mutS gene encoding DNA mismatch repair protein MutS, protein MKGTPGCDTGTAADDTRNLTPGMRQYREIKAQYPDAILFFHIGDFFETLEDDAIVVSRELDLVLTSRSKNGDQKIPLAGVPHHAGEGYIARLVAKGYKVAICEQMEDPKTAKGLVKRGVVRVITPGTVIDPGMLPSAAAAYLMALFPGEKGKDGGIALLDISTGEFFVLGLPAEGMLDNIRSEIARYRPAECVIPASADAALRELLTRNGVVVTPRPDDRFVTGRAARTLMDHFGVSSLDGFGCGEMPAAVAAAGAALSYAEETQQSALPQVSSLSTRTSSQGMMLDAVTLRNLEVHECIRAGSKGATLFSVLDRTKTPMGSRLLRRMITRPLTDVSQIDARLDAVEYLVKDTTLRLSLSGRFSKHADIERITARIAYGNAGPRDLVALAESLGTFPEVKKLLASPAAGTLPATIAAARDQVRELPDVIDLILRAIIDDPPALAKNGGVIRPGFSKELDEINGVLHSGKNWIAELQTAEREKTGIKSLKIGYNRIFGYYIDVSKPNLALVPERYERRQTTANGERYTIPALREKEALITNADERVLALERSLYTGLIETLREKIPDLQQAAAGIAALDVTVALADVAQANDYCRPQLDGGDAIACRDVRHPVVEQSLPAGFVPNDCDLSGHGTQIMVITGANMAGKSTYMRSVALCCIMAQAGSFVPARAARIGIIDRIFTRVGAFDDLASGQSTFFVEMLELANILNNMTDRSLVILDEIGRGTSTADGCSIAKAVLEYLHGKSSAGPKTLFATHFHEIIGTEGELKRVKNYHFAVQETKKEVVFLRKLIPGATDKSYGIHVARLAGIPRKVTERADVLLEEFLNRATGPGTKAQRYTQLLLVDESAPARETSTVPDPVHTELARLSPDEMTPIQALAKLAELKKMAGDAGTGADRP, encoded by the coding sequence ATGAAAGGGACGCCCGGTTGCGATACCGGTACGGCAGCCGATGATACCAGGAACCTCACCCCGGGGATGCGGCAGTACCGGGAGATCAAGGCACAGTACCCGGATGCTATCCTCTTTTTCCATATCGGGGACTTCTTCGAGACGCTCGAAGACGATGCGATCGTTGTCTCGCGCGAACTCGATCTCGTGCTCACCTCCCGGTCCAAAAACGGCGACCAGAAGATCCCGCTCGCGGGTGTCCCGCACCATGCCGGCGAGGGCTACATTGCCCGGCTCGTGGCAAAGGGTTACAAGGTTGCGATCTGCGAGCAGATGGAGGACCCGAAGACCGCAAAGGGCCTGGTGAAGCGCGGGGTTGTCCGGGTGATAACCCCCGGGACCGTGATCGACCCGGGGATGCTCCCGTCCGCAGCGGCAGCGTATCTCATGGCGCTCTTTCCCGGTGAAAAGGGAAAGGACGGGGGGATCGCCCTTCTCGATATCTCGACCGGCGAGTTCTTCGTGCTCGGGCTTCCGGCAGAGGGGATGCTTGACAATATCCGTTCGGAGATTGCCCGCTACCGCCCGGCCGAGTGCGTGATCCCGGCATCCGCCGACGCGGCCCTCCGCGAATTGCTCACAAGAAATGGCGTGGTGGTGACGCCCCGTCCGGACGACCGGTTCGTGACGGGCCGGGCGGCCCGCACGCTCATGGACCATTTCGGCGTCTCGTCCCTGGACGGCTTTGGCTGCGGGGAGATGCCGGCCGCAGTTGCCGCAGCAGGAGCGGCCTTATCGTACGCAGAGGAGACCCAGCAGTCCGCGCTCCCGCAGGTGAGTTCGCTTTCCACCCGCACGTCTTCGCAGGGCATGATGCTCGATGCCGTGACCCTGCGCAACCTTGAAGTCCACGAATGTATCCGGGCGGGGAGCAAAGGAGCCACGCTCTTTTCGGTGCTCGACCGGACAAAAACGCCGATGGGGAGCCGGCTGCTGCGCCGCATGATCACCCGTCCCCTCACGGACGTTTCGCAGATCGATGCCCGGCTCGATGCCGTGGAGTACCTGGTAAAGGATACGACCCTGCGCCTCTCGCTTTCTGGCCGCTTCTCGAAACATGCCGACATCGAACGGATCACGGCCCGGATCGCGTACGGGAATGCCGGGCCCCGGGACCTGGTGGCGCTTGCCGAGTCGCTTGGAACCTTCCCGGAGGTAAAAAAACTCCTTGCCTCCCCGGCTGCCGGGACGCTTCCGGCAACTATTGCTGCTGCCCGCGACCAGGTCCGGGAACTGCCCGATGTCATCGATCTTATTTTGCGGGCAATCATCGACGACCCGCCGGCGCTTGCAAAGAACGGCGGCGTGATCCGGCCGGGATTCTCAAAAGAGCTTGACGAGATCAACGGCGTCCTGCACTCCGGGAAGAACTGGATAGCAGAACTCCAGACCGCCGAGCGGGAGAAGACCGGGATAAAATCGCTCAAGATCGGGTACAACCGGATCTTCGGGTACTACATCGATGTGAGCAAACCAAACCTCGCCCTTGTCCCGGAGCGGTACGAGCGCCGGCAGACCACGGCAAACGGCGAGCGCTACACCATCCCCGCGCTCCGGGAAAAGGAGGCGCTCATCACGAACGCAGACGAGCGGGTGCTTGCGCTCGAACGTTCGCTCTACACGGGCCTGATAGAAACGCTGCGCGAAAAGATCCCGGACCTCCAGCAGGCAGCCGCCGGGATCGCGGCGCTCGATGTCACGGTGGCGCTTGCAGACGTTGCGCAGGCAAACGATTACTGCCGCCCGCAGCTGGACGGCGGCGATGCCATTGCCTGCCGGGACGTGCGCCACCCGGTTGTCGAGCAGTCCCTTCCCGCGGGCTTTGTCCCCAATGACTGCGATCTTTCTGGCCACGGCACGCAGATCATGGTAATCACCGGCGCAAACATGGCCGGAAAGTCCACGTACATGCGCTCGGTCGCGCTCTGCTGCATCATGGCGCAGGCCGGCAGCTTTGTCCCGGCCCGTGCGGCCCGGATCGGGATCATCGACCGGATCTTTACCCGGGTCGGGGCGTTCGACGATCTTGCGAGCGGCCAGAGCACATTCTTTGTCGAGATGCTCGAACTCGCCAATATCTTAAACAACATGACCGACCGGAGCCTGGTCATCCTCGACGAGATCGGGCGCGGGACGAGCACGGCGGACGGCTGCTCGATCGCAAAGGCCGTGCTCGAATACCTGCACGGGAAATCATCGGCCGGCCCAAAGACGCTCTTTGCCACCCACTTCCACGAGATCATCGGGACCGAGGGCGAATTAAAACGGGTGAAGAATTACCATTTCGCGGTACAGGAGACAAAAAAGGAGGTCGTTTTCTTAAGAAAGCTCATCCCCGGCGCAACCGACAAAAGCTACGGTATCCACGTGGCCCGGCTCGCGGGGATCCCAAGGAAGGTGACCGAACGGGCCGATGTCCTGCTTGAAGAATTTTTGAACCGGGCAACCGGCCCGGGCACAAAAGCGCAGCGCTATACCCAGCTCCTGCTCGTAGACGAGAGCGCCCCGGCCCGCGAAACCTCTACGGTGCCCGACCCGGTGCACACGGAACTTGCCCGGCTCTCGCCCGATGAGATGACGCCGATACAGGCCCTTGCAAAACTTGCCGAGCTCAAAAAGATGGCGGGAGATGCCGGTACGGGGGCGGACCGCCCGTGA